One genomic window of Anaplasma centrale str. Israel includes the following:
- a CDS encoding inositol monophosphatase family protein, with amino-acid sequence MSALFSPVVSVMLKAVRRSSRGLVRDFNEIRCLQPSHTAAGEFARAAHVRSSRIISEELQAYKQECEILFDDVGTIQDPSKLFWFVSPIDSRTNFTNGLPYFATAVALVKDEEVVAAVIDAPVLRETFYADKNLGSFAENNQSRYVRLHVAKRESVNTALVDFSAGCSDVLVLVENLVSQHAVLRSMGSVMLGFAYASSACYDMVIYSGVNEYKARIGKLFIEGSKGSMISKGGLLVAGSFSLCDFVKQNFLQ; translated from the coding sequence ATGTCTGCGCTTTTTTCTCCCGTTGTCAGTGTGATGCTTAAAGCTGTGCGCAGGTCTTCAAGGGGGCTGGTGCGGGACTTCAATGAGATAAGGTGTTTGCAGCCCTCACACACCGCTGCGGGGGAATTTGCTAGGGCTGCGCATGTCAGATCTAGCAGGATTATCAGCGAGGAGCTTCAGGCCTATAAGCAGGAATGCGAAATACTTTTTGACGATGTTGGCACCATACAGGATCCAAGCAAGCTATTTTGGTTTGTGAGCCCTATAGATAGCAGAACGAATTTCACGAACGGGCTGCCGTATTTTGCTACTGCGGTTGCTCTTGTGAAAGATGAGGAGGTTGTGGCAGCAGTGATTGACGCTCCCGTATTGAGAGAAACATTTTACGCAGACAAAAATCTGGGCTCTTTTGCGGAGAATAACCAATCCAGATACGTTAGACTGCACGTTGCGAAGAGAGAGAGCGTTAACACCGCGTTGGTTGATTTTTCTGCTGGGTGTTCAGACGTTCTGGTGCTGGTTGAAAACCTGGTTTCACAGCATGCTGTGCTGCGTTCCATGGGGTCTGTCATGCTTGGGTTTGCGTACGCATCTTCCGCCTGTTATGATATGGTCATCTATTCCGGAGTCAATGAGTACAAAGCCCGTATAGGTAAGTTGTTCATTGAGGGGAGCAAAGGCAGCATGATAAGCAAGGGTGGGTTACTGGTTGCGGGTAGCTTTTCCCTGTGTGATTTTGTTAAACAGAATTTCTTGCAGTGA
- a CDS encoding PleD family two-component system response regulator, with amino-acid sequence MTARILVVDDLIANVKLLQAKLTKEYYNVLTAMSGEEAIQLAREKHPDLILLDVMMPGMDGYETCRRLRADPATTYIPVVMVTALDNTTDNRVNGISSGADDFLTKPINDVALFSRIRSLTRFKILVDELRLRGKTNTEMSSVDGNIMHYANQISNAKIMILDSDKVRSEHMNSVLQEYFQETAVLDNPSQDVNFQNAESYDLFIVDLNFGGDGLRLCSNFRSNNNTRYTPILVLLDESDDTEILSRAFEIGISDYIMAPIDSNELLARANVQVKRKRYQDALRMHLEDNAEMSITDPLTGCYNRRYFDMHFQNIVNEARDKGKDLSVMIIDVDHFKKVNDTFGHTVGDELLQQLRKRIFDNIRISDLLARFGGEEFVVILPETGIDQAVTAAERLRQKVAEEPFNTSGGALDKTVSIGVAEFRPSEEAKDFLNRADKCLYSAKETRNAVSYDRRQ; translated from the coding sequence ATGACAGCGAGAATATTGGTAGTGGATGACCTCATAGCTAACGTGAAGCTGCTGCAGGCAAAGCTCACCAAAGAATATTACAACGTGCTCACTGCGATGAGCGGCGAGGAGGCTATACAGCTGGCGAGAGAAAAGCATCCGGACTTAATACTACTGGACGTGATGATGCCAGGCATGGATGGATATGAGACGTGTAGAAGGCTCAGAGCGGACCCTGCGACAACATATATACCGGTCGTAATGGTAACGGCACTGGATAATACCACCGACAACCGCGTAAATGGGATTAGCTCCGGAGCAGACGATTTTCTAACCAAACCAATAAACGACGTGGCACTTTTCTCGAGAATAAGGTCACTCACCAGGTTTAAAATTCTCGTGGACGAGCTACGGCTTAGAGGCAAAACCAACACAGAAATGAGCTCGGTGGATGGGAATATCATGCACTATGCAAACCAGATTTCCAACGCCAAAATTATGATCCTAGATAGTGACAAGGTGCGCTCAGAGCATATGAACAGTGTGCTGCAGGAGTATTTCCAAGAAACTGCGGTATTGGATAACCCGTCACAAGACGTAAATTTCCAGAATGCGGAGAGCTACGACCTCTTCATAGTGGATCTAAATTTCGGCGGCGACGGGCTTAGACTTTGCTCAAACTTCAGGAGCAACAACAATACGCGTTACACTCCCATACTGGTGCTGCTAGATGAGAGTGACGACACGGAAATTTTAAGCAGGGCTTTTGAAATTGGCATCAGTGACTATATCATGGCTCCCATAGACAGTAATGAGCTTCTTGCAAGAGCAAACGTGCAGGTCAAAAGAAAGAGATATCAGGACGCGTTGCGCATGCATCTGGAAGACAACGCAGAGATGTCGATCACGGACCCCTTAACTGGGTGTTACAACAGAAGATACTTCGACATGCACTTCCAAAATATTGTGAACGAGGCGCGTGATAAGGGTAAAGACCTGTCCGTTATGATAATAGACGTGGATCATTTCAAGAAGGTAAATGACACTTTTGGGCATACTGTCGGGGATGAGCTTCTGCAACAGCTTAGAAAAAGAATTTTCGACAATATTAGAATCTCTGATCTACTTGCAAGATTTGGAGGCGAGGAATTTGTCGTTATATTACCAGAAACAGGCATAGATCAAGCCGTGACGGCGGCTGAGCGGCTTCGGCAAAAAGTTGCTGAGGAGCCATTCAACACAAGCGGAGGCGCGCTTGACAAAACCGTAAGTATCGGGGTGGCAGAGTTTCGCCCTTCTGAGGAGGCTAAGGACTTCTTAAATAGGGCGGATAAGTGCCTATACTCCGCCAAGGAGACAAGAAATGCTGTATCGTATGACCGGCGACAGTAG
- a CDS encoding NAD-glutamate dehydrogenase has protein sequence MRIPEDSACSFGGHVVASVLKALQEKFPSPTSEYILLKSFIEQFYNFSYSTDVELTSQFLLNIAEDLYNFVGDRKPKESMVRVFTVEHPGFPEKSLTIVETANDNLPFIIDSVIIALKKHNLPVYHYTNAVLLLKREGGRIVSVDSLSNKSCADDRACESVAYFVVGPTSTELQSALKAEVKQALRAVVCCVGDWHPMLSRVDELLSGMRGDTSREEICRFLEWLREDNFVFLGYSEYERSESGSLALKPERSLGLQRLGGKAQESLSHPAQEKEPLYVVQSNFVSHVHRYGYMVCIGLRVFDKAGEIEQERCFYGFFTSSVEFQNACHIPVIRKKVELVKERSGFLRSGHNGKALMAIMQKFSREELMRFSEEDLFQISMGILSLSSSPKVRLFMLKDVINGFIGCIIFIPKNRASTELADRIAAVLERVLDGKVVGQHYNMYDESDLVRLQFTIKTDNAASYAISAQEVEGMVVESAKRWEDRLQQVVSQRLDGDFSEYVSAFPTSYQEHFTPENARHDILKIHKVLESPTGECEVDLYLLENHSYYQLKVYVPLEGDLRLSRVLDVVKKMGAKMSQHHSYDITVREKCVRLHHFVLANTSKSFDHHNVKNQFETALKKVFSGETENDCFNSLVILANLRWKEVVLVRALSRYLKQISFNYSQAYIQKVIRKHSDMVSLFVRLFEARFDPDISGDRAAKVAGVRKSIDELFTQVSDIVHDYILKCMYNLILAVLRTNYYQDDRNYLSLKLDSGAVPDIPRPLPFREIYVYSNTFEGIHLRGGKVARGGIRWSDRTEDFRTEVLGLMKAQMTKNSVIVPVGSKGGFVLKGNARKLGSVECAVECYKSFLRGILDITDNVIDDRCVTPNRVVRYDDDDPYLVVAADKGTASFSDHANQVSAEYNFWLGDAFASGGSVGFDHKKIGITARGAWVAAQRHFWTMGKDIQKNTFTAVGIGDMSGDVFGNGMLLSDKICLLGAFNHIHIFVDPSPDPEKSFAERKRLFETPGSSWQDYNPNLISKGGGVFCRSSKSIELTPEMKQCFQLVTDDKSISPTALIRAILKAPVDMLWNGGIGTYVKSSKETHATVGDKANDRLRIDGGDLRASMVIEGGNLGCTQLGRVEYATKGGRINTDFIDNAGGVICSDFEVNLKICLEMAVRDKFISLEERNKILYEMLLDIPGILMERHNKLETRTLMLECIQAQKRIEQHHRIMQHLEKIKALDRGIEFLPSDEEVLKMISESRGLDAPQIAVLIAYTRTFIKGEIIKSNLLQHGLASVYESQYLLSYFPESIRGRFEKYIKQHKLKHEILATCISNDIVNRMGCVFVSHIESMGITIDTIVRVYVTISRIYNLQDIWSELDRVDGTIDVNDYVTIIREVQKFVGQATFWLLRHMHKFVDVEKRLESLSSQTLLIEEKMESILCGEFLESYNTALHNLPQQNLDPKIAQRIGGLRFSIFTMDIIHLAESTGVDIVSVGKVYFRLRSVLSFSRIRELAMQMDAVSPYWQRIAIRNLLDDLSDYQSIITGNIVKHMTLEGADAQKCGDTVAQENVDSWCTQYKNQLDGYYRFLEDINSTQLDLSKLVLIIRALSVFTVEKDYHV, from the coding sequence ATGCGCATCCCAGAAGATAGTGCTTGCAGCTTCGGGGGGCACGTGGTCGCCTCCGTGCTAAAGGCTCTGCAGGAAAAGTTCCCGTCCCCAACCAGCGAGTATATCCTGCTCAAGAGCTTTATAGAGCAGTTTTACAACTTCTCTTACAGCACAGACGTGGAATTAACCAGCCAGTTTTTGCTTAACATTGCGGAAGATCTGTATAATTTTGTCGGCGATAGGAAGCCGAAAGAGAGCATGGTGCGCGTATTCACGGTAGAGCACCCAGGGTTTCCGGAAAAATCTCTGACAATAGTGGAAACCGCGAACGACAATCTGCCGTTTATAATAGACTCCGTAATAATCGCGCTAAAGAAGCATAATTTGCCAGTCTACCACTATACAAACGCGGTTTTGCTCCTGAAGAGGGAAGGTGGCAGGATTGTGAGCGTTGACTCGTTGTCTAATAAATCCTGCGCTGATGACCGTGCTTGCGAGTCTGTTGCATACTTCGTGGTTGGTCCTACAAGTACGGAATTGCAGAGTGCGCTCAAGGCAGAAGTCAAGCAAGCTCTACGCGCGGTTGTCTGCTGCGTGGGTGACTGGCACCCAATGCTGAGCCGGGTAGACGAATTGTTGTCCGGTATGAGGGGGGACACATCGCGTGAAGAAATTTGCCGCTTCTTGGAATGGTTGCGCGAAGATAACTTCGTGTTTCTGGGATACAGCGAATATGAACGATCAGAGTCAGGAAGTTTGGCTCTGAAGCCTGAACGTAGCTTGGGTTTGCAAAGGTTAGGGGGAAAAGCTCAGGAGTCTTTGAGCCACCCAGCACAAGAGAAGGAGCCGCTGTACGTCGTGCAATCGAACTTTGTCTCCCACGTGCACAGATACGGATACATGGTCTGCATAGGCCTGCGCGTGTTCGACAAGGCAGGAGAGATAGAACAAGAAAGATGCTTCTACGGGTTTTTTACCTCTTCGGTAGAATTTCAAAACGCCTGCCACATACCGGTGATAAGAAAAAAGGTTGAGCTCGTCAAAGAGAGATCTGGATTTTTGAGAAGCGGACACAACGGAAAGGCGCTTATGGCCATAATGCAGAAGTTCTCCAGGGAGGAGCTTATGCGCTTTTCTGAAGAAGATTTGTTCCAGATCTCCATGGGCATACTCTCCCTATCTAGCAGCCCAAAAGTTAGGCTGTTTATGTTGAAGGACGTAATAAACGGCTTTATTGGGTGCATTATCTTCATACCGAAAAACCGTGCCAGCACAGAGCTGGCTGACCGGATAGCCGCCGTATTGGAAAGAGTTTTGGATGGCAAGGTCGTCGGCCAGCATTACAATATGTACGACGAGTCTGACCTAGTAAGGCTACAGTTCACAATCAAAACTGATAATGCAGCTTCCTATGCCATATCAGCGCAGGAAGTCGAGGGAATGGTAGTAGAATCCGCAAAGCGGTGGGAGGACAGGCTGCAACAAGTGGTGTCCCAAAGGCTTGATGGCGATTTTTCCGAATACGTCAGCGCCTTTCCTACCAGCTATCAGGAGCACTTTACCCCAGAAAATGCACGCCATGATATCCTTAAGATTCACAAAGTGCTGGAAAGCCCTACAGGTGAGTGCGAAGTAGATCTATACCTCCTTGAAAACCACAGCTACTACCAGCTGAAGGTATACGTGCCACTGGAGGGAGATCTGCGCTTGTCCAGAGTGCTGGATGTTGTCAAGAAGATGGGTGCGAAGATGTCTCAGCACCATAGCTATGACATCACAGTGCGGGAGAAGTGTGTACGTTTGCACCACTTCGTACTCGCGAATACAAGCAAGTCTTTCGACCACCATAACGTAAAGAACCAATTTGAAACAGCACTGAAGAAGGTATTCTCCGGAGAGACTGAGAATGACTGCTTTAACAGTTTGGTGATTTTGGCAAACTTGAGGTGGAAGGAGGTTGTGCTTGTAAGGGCGCTTAGCAGATACTTAAAGCAGATCTCGTTTAACTACAGCCAGGCATACATACAGAAAGTTATCAGGAAGCATTCTGACATGGTCAGTTTGTTCGTGCGGCTATTCGAAGCTAGGTTTGACCCAGATATATCTGGTGACAGAGCTGCCAAAGTGGCGGGCGTGCGCAAGTCAATTGACGAGTTGTTCACGCAAGTCTCAGACATAGTCCACGACTACATACTAAAATGCATGTACAACCTGATATTGGCAGTTCTGCGCACAAATTATTACCAGGATGACAGAAATTATCTCTCACTCAAGCTAGATTCTGGCGCAGTCCCTGATATTCCTCGCCCCCTCCCCTTCAGGGAGATTTACGTCTATTCAAACACGTTTGAAGGAATACACCTGCGCGGTGGGAAGGTAGCAAGGGGCGGTATAAGGTGGTCTGACAGAACCGAAGACTTCCGTACAGAAGTTCTGGGGTTGATGAAGGCACAGATGACAAAAAACTCTGTGATTGTCCCAGTCGGTTCCAAAGGCGGGTTTGTTTTGAAGGGTAATGCAAGAAAGTTAGGGTCCGTCGAGTGCGCAGTCGAGTGCTACAAGAGCTTTTTGCGTGGCATATTAGACATCACTGACAATGTAATAGACGATAGGTGCGTCACCCCCAACCGCGTAGTAAGATATGACGACGATGATCCATACTTGGTGGTTGCAGCTGACAAGGGCACTGCATCTTTTTCTGACCATGCGAATCAAGTCTCCGCAGAGTATAACTTCTGGCTTGGGGATGCGTTTGCATCTGGGGGATCTGTCGGGTTTGATCATAAAAAAATAGGCATCACTGCCAGAGGCGCATGGGTCGCTGCCCAGCGGCACTTCTGGACTATGGGTAAAGATATACAGAAAAATACATTCACCGCTGTCGGTATAGGAGACATGTCGGGCGACGTGTTCGGCAATGGAATGTTGTTATCTGACAAAATATGTCTGCTTGGGGCCTTTAATCACATACACATATTCGTTGACCCCTCCCCTGATCCTGAAAAAAGTTTCGCGGAACGCAAGCGCCTGTTTGAAACTCCTGGGTCATCTTGGCAGGATTACAATCCAAACCTCATATCAAAAGGCGGAGGTGTTTTCTGCCGTAGTTCGAAGTCTATTGAGCTCACCCCTGAGATGAAGCAATGCTTCCAGCTGGTTACTGATGACAAGAGCATCTCTCCCACAGCGCTGATCAGGGCTATACTAAAAGCCCCGGTAGACATGCTTTGGAACGGTGGTATAGGCACGTATGTTAAATCATCCAAGGAAACCCACGCTACTGTTGGTGACAAAGCCAACGATCGGCTCAGGATTGACGGGGGAGATTTGCGCGCTTCAATGGTTATAGAGGGGGGTAATCTTGGCTGCACGCAGCTGGGTAGGGTCGAGTATGCAACCAAGGGCGGTAGGATTAATACTGACTTTATCGACAACGCAGGCGGCGTTATATGCTCAGACTTCGAGGTAAACCTGAAAATTTGCCTGGAAATGGCCGTCAGAGACAAATTCATCTCCCTGGAAGAACGCAATAAGATCCTCTACGAAATGCTGCTCGACATTCCTGGGATCCTCATGGAGCGCCATAACAAACTTGAGACCAGAACGTTGATGCTGGAGTGTATACAGGCACAAAAGCGCATAGAGCAACACCACAGGATCATGCAGCATCTTGAAAAAATAAAGGCGTTGGACCGGGGTATAGAGTTCTTACCCAGTGATGAGGAAGTCCTGAAAATGATTTCCGAGTCCAGGGGGCTTGACGCCCCACAGATAGCCGTGCTTATAGCATATACTCGGACGTTCATAAAAGGGGAGATTATAAAATCCAATTTGCTACAGCACGGTCTGGCCAGCGTTTATGAATCTCAGTATCTGCTGTCCTACTTCCCTGAGTCCATCAGGGGCAGGTTTGAGAAGTATATAAAGCAGCACAAGTTGAAGCACGAGATACTGGCCACATGTATATCCAACGACATAGTAAACAGGATGGGTTGCGTGTTCGTCAGCCACATAGAAAGCATGGGCATTACCATAGACACAATTGTCAGAGTGTATGTGACCATCTCTAGAATATATAACCTACAAGATATTTGGAGCGAGCTTGACAGGGTTGATGGCACTATAGACGTGAATGACTATGTCACAATAATCAGAGAGGTGCAGAAGTTCGTTGGGCAGGCAACTTTTTGGCTGCTCCGGCACATGCACAAGTTTGTAGATGTGGAAAAAAGGCTGGAGAGCTTGTCGTCACAAACCCTGTTGATTGAAGAAAAAATGGAAAGCATTTTGTGCGGCGAGTTTTTGGAATCCTACAACACAGCGTTGCATAACCTTCCGCAGCAAAATTTAGATCCCAAAATAGCGCAAAGGATCGGCGGACTGCGGTTTTCCATTTTTACCATGGATATAATACACCTGGCAGAGAGTACGGGGGTTGACATAGTTTCGGTGGGCAAGGTATACTTCAGGCTGCGGTCTGTCCTGAGTTTCAGCCGTATAAGAGAGCTTGCAATGCAGATGGACGCGGTTTCGCCGTACTGGCAGCGCATAGCTATAAGAAACTTACTTGACGACCTGAGTGACTATCAGTCTATAATTACCGGGAACATAGTGAAGCACATGACGCTCGAGGGAGCGGATGCGCAAAAATGCGGGGACACGGTGGCGCAGGAGAATGTGGATTCCTGGTGCACTCAGTACAAGAATCAACTGGACGGGTATTATAGGTTTTTGGAGGACATAAACTCAACGCAGCTGGATCTCAGTAAATTAGTGTTGATAATCAGAGCGTTAAGTGTCTTTACTGTAGAAAAGGATTACCATGTTTAA
- a CDS encoding RluA family pseudouridine synthase, with translation MDRYLRGLLPGVTQSFIERLLRRGEILLNNTKVRSSARVSNGDVLSIKHADRIVMREKEIRRLQHVPLLDLISNNILYEDQNVIAINKPAGVSVQGGSKVGVSIGDLLDKIRPGGCCRIVHRLDKDTSGVLVLARDLDVARCLAREFRERRVQKEYIAITKGVPHSASGEVNTPIFYKVQSATGERMLEKDAKTFFSVTRVLGNFAVVLLRPVTGRKHQLRIHMSQIGCPIVGDSKYCKCGPVEKETLHLHASLLTFELMGRKLSISAGMPGYMEEKINTLSHP, from the coding sequence GTGGACAGGTACTTGCGTGGCCTGTTACCGGGCGTCACTCAGTCTTTCATAGAGCGGTTGCTACGCAGGGGGGAAATACTGCTGAACAACACAAAGGTCAGGTCGTCTGCACGGGTCAGTAACGGTGATGTGTTAAGCATAAAACATGCTGACCGTATTGTGATGCGCGAAAAAGAAATACGCAGGCTCCAGCATGTGCCGCTTTTGGATCTGATAAGTAACAATATCTTGTATGAAGACCAGAACGTTATAGCGATAAACAAACCTGCTGGTGTAAGTGTGCAGGGTGGCAGCAAGGTTGGGGTTAGTATTGGTGACTTGCTCGATAAGATAAGGCCCGGTGGGTGTTGCCGGATAGTTCACAGGTTGGATAAAGACACGAGCGGTGTGCTTGTGCTAGCGCGCGACCTGGATGTGGCAAGATGCCTGGCACGCGAATTCCGGGAGAGGAGAGTCCAGAAGGAATATATTGCGATTACCAAGGGCGTGCCCCACTCGGCATCGGGAGAGGTTAACACACCCATATTTTACAAGGTGCAATCCGCTACCGGGGAGAGAATGCTCGAGAAGGATGCCAAGACCTTTTTCTCAGTCACGCGGGTTTTGGGGAATTTTGCAGTAGTGTTACTGCGTCCTGTTACCGGAAGGAAGCACCAATTGCGAATTCACATGTCGCAGATTGGATGCCCGATAGTTGGGGATAGCAAATACTGCAAGTGTGGCCCTGTTGAAAAAGAAACACTACACTTGCATGCCTCTCTGCTAACATTTGAGTTAATGGGCCGCAAGCTCAGCATATCTGCTGGTATGCCTGGCTATATGGAGGAGAAGATTAACACACTCTCGCATCCGTAA
- a CDS encoding UDP-N-acetylglucosamine--N-acetylmuramyl-(pentapeptide) pyrophosphoryl-undecaprenol N-acetylglucosamine transferase has protein sequence MKKIVLVAGGTGGHIVPAAFLCRVLSGRGYKCVLYTDRYFLPYEARFPDIRRYVLPLCKRSGGIVQLLKFCVLLAYSCVLSYTKLRSLKPDLVIGFGAYPSFPVLLAAWVMSANVVLHEQNSVMGRVNRMFAGYAKIIACGMPLRQIGNKLVHKAVYVGVPTDIKQAVKQTSEGSSINLVILGGSQGLCTFGKIFALAIAELPAHIRSRVFVTQQCGKGQLEAITELYTAHRIKHRLGRFFTDMEDIMGAADLIISRAGATTIAEIMAAGKPAIYVPYERSSCNHQLHNARLVEDLGAGLCVEERTLDVAAVRDMLAGLLNDQNGLQEMSCNAARHAIPDAGAQFCAVVDELLKG, from the coding sequence GTGAAAAAAATAGTATTGGTAGCTGGAGGTACAGGCGGGCATATCGTTCCTGCGGCGTTTCTCTGTCGAGTTCTTAGCGGTCGGGGCTACAAGTGCGTTTTGTACACAGACCGGTACTTCTTGCCATACGAAGCGAGATTTCCCGACATAAGAAGATACGTCCTGCCTCTTTGTAAGAGGTCGGGAGGAATTGTGCAGCTTTTAAAATTTTGTGTGCTTCTTGCGTACAGTTGCGTACTGTCTTACACAAAGCTGCGCTCATTAAAGCCGGATTTGGTAATCGGATTTGGCGCGTACCCGTCTTTTCCCGTGCTTCTGGCAGCTTGGGTGATGTCAGCGAATGTAGTGCTGCACGAACAAAACTCCGTCATGGGAAGGGTGAATCGTATGTTTGCCGGGTATGCGAAGATAATTGCGTGTGGAATGCCGCTGCGCCAAATAGGCAACAAACTTGTACATAAGGCGGTTTACGTTGGAGTGCCCACCGACATCAAACAGGCCGTAAAGCAAACCTCGGAAGGTAGCTCTATCAACCTAGTAATACTTGGAGGTAGCCAGGGTCTTTGTACATTTGGGAAGATTTTCGCATTAGCTATTGCGGAACTGCCCGCCCATATTAGAAGTAGGGTGTTTGTAACACAACAGTGTGGCAAAGGACAATTGGAAGCAATAACAGAGTTGTACACTGCGCATAGAATCAAGCACCGGCTGGGCAGATTTTTTACTGATATGGAAGACATAATGGGTGCAGCTGACCTGATTATCAGCAGGGCGGGTGCAACCACGATAGCGGAAATCATGGCTGCAGGTAAGCCAGCTATATACGTTCCATACGAACGGTCTTCGTGTAACCATCAGCTACATAATGCCAGGCTGGTAGAGGATTTAGGTGCGGGGTTGTGTGTTGAGGAGCGGACCCTAGATGTCGCAGCAGTTAGAGACATGCTTGCAGGCTTGCTTAATGACCAGAACGGGTTACAAGAGATGTCTTGCAATGCGGCCAGGCATGCTATACCCGATGCTGGGGCGCAATTTTGTGCGGTGGTGGATGAGTTGCTCAAGGGCTAA
- the efp gene encoding elongation factor P — protein sequence MAERGSDIRPGQVLDHNGSLYLVVKTMHTQPGKGGAYIQAELKNLKTGAKYQERFRSDGYVKRAIVEEVEYQYIFGDGASLTLMNTTTYEQVSISADMLGEKGVYLKEGIILTLSFYQGQVIAARVPDYVVLEVVETESVIKGQTASSSYKSAVLENGERISVPPFIKTGERVVVYTVDDTYYERAKD from the coding sequence ATGGCTGAGAGGGGTAGCGATATAAGGCCTGGCCAGGTCCTTGATCATAATGGTTCTCTTTACCTGGTAGTGAAGACCATGCACACCCAACCTGGCAAGGGAGGGGCTTACATACAGGCTGAACTAAAAAACCTAAAAACTGGTGCTAAATATCAGGAGAGGTTCCGTTCTGATGGGTATGTAAAACGTGCTATAGTTGAGGAAGTGGAGTATCAGTACATTTTTGGTGATGGTGCCTCGCTCACGCTTATGAACACTACAACCTACGAGCAGGTTTCTATAAGTGCGGACATGCTGGGGGAGAAGGGTGTTTACTTGAAGGAGGGTATCATCCTCACGCTGTCATTTTACCAGGGGCAGGTTATAGCTGCCAGGGTCCCGGATTATGTGGTTTTGGAGGTTGTGGAAACGGAGTCTGTGATCAAGGGCCAGACTGCATCCTCTTCCTACAAGTCTGCTGTGTTAGAAAATGGCGAGCGGATAAGTGTTCCCCCTTTCATAAAGACTGGTGAGCGGGTGGTGGTATATACCGTAGACGATACGTACTACGAGAGGGCGAAAGACTGA